A single region of the Bacteroides luhongzhouii genome encodes:
- a CDS encoding B3/B4 domain-containing protein yields the protein MFEIKVSKEIKDACPVFAGAAVYAAVKNTAYSEGLWQEINAFTGQLTSTTQMEDIKHQPVIFATREAYKRCGKDPGRYRPSAEALRRRLMRGIPLYQIDTLVDLINLVSLRTGHSIGGFDADKIQGTHLELGIGKAGEPFEGIGRGVLNIEGLPVYRDSFGGIGTPTSDHERTKMDLGTTHILAIVNGYNGKEGLQEAAEMIQTLLRNYTESDGGEIVFFE from the coding sequence ATGTTTGAAATAAAAGTATCTAAAGAAATAAAAGACGCATGCCCGGTTTTTGCCGGAGCCGCCGTGTATGCTGCGGTGAAGAATACTGCTTACAGCGAAGGGCTTTGGCAGGAAATCAATGCTTTTACCGGGCAACTGACTTCCACTACACAGATGGAAGACATCAAACATCAACCCGTTATTTTTGCTACTCGTGAGGCTTATAAGCGTTGTGGCAAAGACCCCGGACGTTATCGCCCGTCAGCCGAAGCTCTACGTCGCCGCCTAATGCGTGGAATCCCTTTATATCAGATTGATACGTTGGTAGACCTTATCAACTTAGTGTCTCTTCGTACGGGACATTCTATCGGTGGTTTTGACGCGGACAAAATACAAGGTACGCACCTTGAACTCGGTATCGGCAAAGCTGGAGAACCGTTTGAAGGTATCGGACGCGGGGTGTTGAATATCGAAGGATTACCTGTTTATCGTGATTCTTTCGGCGGAATCGGAACCCCGACAAGCGATCATGAACGTACGAAAATGGATCTCGGAACCACTCATATCTTGGCCATAGTCAACGGTTATAACGGAAAAGAAGGTTTGCAAGAAGCTGCTGAAATGATACAGACCTTATTAAGAAACTATACAGAATCGGATGGAGGCGAAATCGTATTCTTCGAATAA